Proteins encoded in a region of the Panthera tigris isolate Pti1 chromosome B2, P.tigris_Pti1_mat1.1, whole genome shotgun sequence genome:
- the UFL1 gene encoding E3 UFM1-protein ligase 1, giving the protein MADAWEEIRRLAADFQRAQFAEATQRLSERNCIEIVNKLIAQKQLDVVHTLDGKEYITPAQISKEMRDELHVRGGRVNIVDLQQVINVDLTHIESRIGDIVKSEKHVQLVLGQLIDDNYLDRLAEEVNDKLQESGQVTISELCKTYDLPGNFLTQALTQRLGKIINGHIDLDNRGVIFTEAFVARHKARIRGLFSAITRPTAVNSLISKYGFQEQLLYSVLEELVNSGRLRGTVVGGRQDKAVFVPDIYSRTQSTWVDSFFRQNGYLEFDALSRLGIPDAVSYIKKRYKTTQLLFLKAACVGQGLVDQVEASVEEAISSGTWVDIAPLLPSSLSVEDAAMLLQQVMRAFSKQASAVVFSDTVVVSEKFINSCAELFSELMHQKAEKEMKNNPVHLITEEDLKQVSILESINTSKKDKKDERRRKATEGSGSVRGGGGGNAREYKIKKIKKKGRKEEDSDDESSHTGKKKPEITFMFQDEIEDFLRKHVQDAPEEFISELAEYLIKPLNKTYLEVVRSVFMSSTSSASGTGRKRTIKDLQEEVSNLYNNIRLFEKGVKFFTDDTQATLTKHLLKTVCTDITNLIFNFLASDLMMAVDDPATITNEVRKKILSKLSEETKVALTKLHSSLNEKSIEDFLSCLDSAAEACDIMVKRGDKKRERQILFQHRQALAEQLKVTEDPALILHLTSVLLFQFSTHSMLHAPGRCVPQIIAFLSSKIPEDQHTLLVKYQGLVVKHLVSQNKKTGQGDDPLSDELDKEQEDITNTTRKELQELSSSIKDLVLKSRKSSMTEE; this is encoded by the exons ATGGCGGACGCCTGGGAGGAGATCAGGCGGTTGGCGGCTGACTTTCAGCGGGCGCAGTTCGCCGAGGCCACACAGAG GTTGTCAGAGCGGAACTGCATTGAGATTGTGAATAAATTGATTGCTCAGAAACAGCTAGATGTAGTTCACACACTTGATGGGAAGGAATATATTACTCCAGCCCAAATTAGTAAAGAAATGAGAGATGAGCTACATGTCCGAGGAG GTCGAGTAAACATTGTTGATCTACAACag gtaattAATGTGGATCTGACTCATATTGAAAGTAGAATTGGTGACATTGTAAAATCAGAAAAGCATGTTCAGCTAGTTCTGGGACAACTGATAGATGA CAACTATTTGGATCGGTTAGCAGAAGAGGTAAATGATAAATTGCAAGAAAGTGGTCAGGTCACCATATCAGAACTATGTAAGACCTATGATCTTCCTGGAAACTTTCTGACACAG GCACTAACACAGCGACTAGGTAAAATTATTAATGGACACATTGATCTTGATAACAGAGGAGTAATATTTACTGAAGCTTTTGTAGCTCGACATAAAGCACGCATCCGTGGACTGTTCAGTGCTATTACCCG gcCTACAGCAGTGAATTCTCTCATTTCAAAATATGGATTTCAAGAGCAGCTGCTTTACT CTGTGCTTGAGGAACTTGTTAATAGTGGACGTTTACGAGGTACTGTGGTTGGTGGGAGACAGGATAAGGCGGTGTTTGTTCCTGACATTTACTCCAGAACACAGAGTACTTGGGTGGATTCCTTTTTCAGGCAGAATGGCTATCTAg AATTTGATGCTTTGTCCAGACTTGGAATCCCAGATGCTGTGAGCTACATAAAGAAAAGATACAAGACTACACAACTCTTGTTTTTGAAAGCAGCTTGTGTTGGTCAAGGACTTGTAGATCAAGTGGAAGCATCAGTAGAGGAAGCCATCAGCTCTGGAACATGGGTTGATATTGCA CCTCTGTTACCCAGTTCTTTATCAGTTGAAGATGCTGCAATGTTGCTTCAACAGGTGATGAGAGCATTCAGCAAGCAGGCTTCAGCTGTAGTCTTTAGCGACACTGTTGTAGTCAGCGAAAAATTCATAAATAGCTGCGCAGAACTGTTCAGTGAACTGATGCACCAAAAAGCTGAAAAG gaaatgaaaaataatcctgTTCATTTAATCACTGAAGAAGATCTGAAACAAGTCTCCATTTTAGAAAGCATTAACACaagtaaaaaggataaaaaagatgaACGAAGGAGAAAAGCAACAg AGGGCAGTGGAAGTGTgagaggaggtggtggtggcaaTGCCAGAgagtacaaaattaaaaaaatcaagaagaaaggaagaaaagaagaggatagTGATGATGAGTCATCTCATACTG GAAAGAAGAAGCCAGAGATCACTTTTATGTTCCAGGATGAGATTgaagattttttaagaaaacacgTACAAGATGCCCCTGAggagtttatttctgaacttgCCGAGTACTTAATAAA ACCTCTTAATAAAACTTACCTCGAGGTGGTGCGTTCAGTGTTCATGTCTTCAACTTCTTCTGCCTCTGGAACTGGTCGAAAGCGCACTATCAAGGACTTGCAAGAAGAGGTTTCAAACCTGTATAATAACATTCGGCTTTTTGAAAAGGGGGTGAAGTTCTTCACAG ATGATACGCAAGCTACTCTTACAAAGCATTTGCTGAAGACAGTGTGTACGGATATCACTAACCTCATTTTCAACTTCTTAGCTTCGGATTTAATGATGGCAGTAGACGATCCTGCAACCATCACAAATGAA gtaagaaaaaaaattttaagtaaattatcaGAAGAAACCAAAGTAGCTCTCACCAAACTACATAGCTCTCTGAATGAAAAG AGCATAGAAGACTTTCTTTCTTGTCTGGATTCTGCAGCAGAGGCTTGTGATATTATGGTGAAAAGGGGagacaaaaaaagggaaag gcAGATATTGTTCCAGCATCGACAAGCACTGGCTGAACAGCTAAAAGTCACAGAAGACCCTGCTCTTATTCTGCACCTCACATCAGTCCTTCTGTTTCAGTTCTCAACCCACAGCATGCTCCATGCACCTGGAAGATGTGTCCCACAGATCATCGCCTTTCTCAGTAGTAAAATTCCAGAG GATCAGCATACTCTTTTGGTAAAGTATCAAGGTTTAGTTGTAAAGCATTTAGTTAGTCAAAATAAGAAGACTGGCCAGGGAGATGATCCTTTGAGTGATGAATTAGACAAAGAACAAGAAGATATCACCAATACTACTCGTAAAGAGCTTCAAGAACTTTCTTCATCCATTAAAGACCTTGTTCTCAAATCCAGGAAGTCATCTATGACAGAAGAGTAA